Genomic window (Phragmites australis chromosome 21, lpPhrAust1.1, whole genome shotgun sequence):
CTCTCGAGGATCGACCTGAATCTCCCCGTCCGATCAGCCACATCACCGATCTGCGCCGAGTCTCGCTATCCAATCCCAGCCATCCATCACCTTCCCACGGATCGAGCTCGTCCGGCTTCCCGACCTATAAATACCCGAAGTAGAACAGGAGAAACACACCACGTAAATGATAATCTCAAGTTCAAATCGGAAGTAAATCCTACGAACCTTCCAAGCCACCATCACAAACGGATCTGCATCCTGTGACTTCAACTTACGAAGTTAGAGGCGAATTTGTATTCGGACACTCATCACACAGTGTCGGTTTTCACTGTTTACAGAAATACAATAGTGATTTCGCAGCTTACAAGAATACTGTAACGCCAAATTTtgttcattcttttttttaataatatctCTTCAAATTGTACGGTCTTCAAAAGACAAAGAGATACGAGATGGAAACTTCGAGCCCTCGTTTTGTGCGGTCTTACCAATATGTTCCGTGCATATTCGTTCATTTAAGGTGGAACGGCTCGCAACCTTTTGAATTCACTCTGGCTTTAATTCCTCTGAAATCTGAGAATTCCGCTTCATCACAAACTGGAACCAACCGGACCGGTCCAGTATCTACGCCAGCGCCCGTCCCGCACCGATGTCCACAGCCCGCCGGcgccccgtcccgtcccgtcccctccctcccctcccgacCCGCTTTGCCGTTCCGCTGTTCCCATCCCGCCGACCCTCTCTGCCACTCTCCCCCCATAACCCCAGCCCCACCAACCCACCACGCGACTCGACCTCGACCGCGCCCGCCCGCCTAACCTCCTCGCGCCCGCGATCCCGCGCCGCGGCCCAGATCTGGTGGCGCCTCGCCGAGACGAGCGCTGACGGGGGAGTGGAGGTTCGGTCGGTCGATGATTTCGGCCGCGGCGCAGGTGGGTGTGGTCGCGGCGTGCGTGGTGCTGTTCGTCCCCATGGGGCTGGCCGGCTGGCACCTCAGCCGGAACAAGGTGCTCTTCTTCTCCGGCGCGCTCTTTGTCTCGCTCGCCGTCGGGGTCCACCTCTCCCCTTACCTCCCCTCCCTGCCCCACCTCCTCTTCTCCTCATTCTTCCCCCACCCGGGCGCCTCACCCGACTCCTCCGCGTCGTCCTGCGCCCCGTTCCTCCACCGCGTGTCGTGGGCGGACGCCGCTGATGGAttgggaggaggagcggggCGGTCGTGGTCGTGGCCGCCCACGCTGGTGTCCACCTGCGGGTTCGCGCGGCTGTCCCGCGACGAGGCGTCGCTGCTGCTCAACGGCTCGTGGGTGATGGTGGCCGGGGACTCGCAGGCGCGGCTGCTCGTGCTCGCGTTGCTGCGCCTCCTGCTCAacccggcggccgcggccgccgccgagcCGGAGCTCTTCCGCCGCCACAGCGACTACCGCGCCGCCGTGCCGGCGCGGGGCATCTCCGTGGACTTCGTCTGGGCGCCCTTCGAGAGCAACCTAACGCGGCTGCTCCGCGAGGATCTGCGCCTCGCGCCTCGCGTCCCCGACGTGCTTGTCCTCGGATCCGGCCTCTGGCACATGCTCCACGTCACGGACGCCGCGCGCTACGGCGACGCACTGGCGTCCATCGCCGGCGCCGCCAGCTCTCTCCGCTCGCCACTCCCCGTGCCGCCGCCGCATATGTTCTGGCTCGGCCTGCCGCGCCTCGTGAACCACATGCTCAACACTGACGCCAAGAAAGCACACATGAACGACACCGTGCTCCGTGCCTATGACCGCGAGGTCGATCAGAGGGGTGTCTTGTGCCGTGATGGCGGCCCATTCCGGCTACTTGATGTGGGAAAACTCACCCAGGGTTGCGGGCAGCAGTGCACTGCTGATGGAATGCATTACGATGGCGTGGTTTATGAAGCCGTCTTGCACATCATGCTCAATGCATTGGTGATTGAGTCACAACAAAGGATTTGAGTGGGTGGGGGTTCTTGAACAGGTTTGCTCCCACCCCCTGTTCTTTCGGTCGGTTATAATAGGCAGGTAACTATAAATTGTTGTGAATTAGGAAGGTTCTTTGATTGCTTCTAAATTTTGGTCGCCTGCCAGAAGTCACCCTTGTATTGCTCAACCTTAGATTGTGAAATAGGGACGTCTTAGAACCACACTTTTTTTTGGCTAAATGGAAACCGAGCTGGTTGTGCTGTATACTTTTTTTCTTGGGGAAATAACTAAGATGGTGATTCTGACATGTAGGATAGAGGTGACTGTGGAATACTCAGAACTTGTCACCTTTTCATTTTGGCAATAGAAGGTGTCATTGTTGTTGTAAATTCATAATTTTCTCTGAATCATGTCTGTGATGATTGATGATGTTTCCGGCCCTCAGATTCATCGACCTATCCAATTTTAATGATGGCAAGATCTATGTTCACATGTCATATTGGAGCTGAATTGGACTGTAAACTACTAAACTGTGCTACTTCCCTAACATTTTATACTTTTCACCACTAGTCCTAAGATTTGTGTTATTCTGAATGTATAAACCTACGACTATGCTGCATGCTGAATACATCCCGCATAGTCGAACACAAAGTTGATGCAGCGACCATACTGTATGGAAGGTTTTACAAATGATGGTTTTACAAATGCTTAGTACTAAAATAATGTCCCACTTATACTCTTCCTGTCCAAAAAGGAATAAGATATAGTTATTTGCTTCATTTAGTCTTTGGTCTTTGCTGTGCGCCTCTATACTTACTAGTAATTGACTTTAACTGAGATCCTTAAATGTAACAGACAAAATTAGGTTTTCAATGGCTCAAATAAGAGACTTTATAACATTGCATGATGTATTTTTCATTCTTTTATCTGGTTTATTCCAGTAGTTGGTGTTTTCATTTGAAACTGTTGAGAATCTAATGCTCCGTCATTCATTCATTCTTCGGTGCACGCAAAAATGCTACAGAAAATCCCAACGTGTGGGAATCCTTGTTACGGTGGTTCATCAAATAAGGCATTTAAttgctattttatttttgtagATGAGCTATTTCCGTGTTGTATAGCCCTGTTAGCAATATCACACGCTAAGTGCATCCCTTAGTTTTACTCACTTTGCTCAGTCTTCCAGTTAAGGTAATCAGTATGTTCCTGAAGGCATTGTTTGGCCTACATAGCATATAACAATGTGGGATTATCAGAAAATGCCATAGTCAAATTGGTAGTAAGAGAGCACCAAAATATGCCTCTGTTGCTTTGCTTTAGTGAACAATGTTTATTTTTGTTAGCATTGTTGAGCCATGGTTTGATTGCCTATACGGTGTTCTAAGATGTGTCTGCGTGTCTGTACTATGTAgtattagtttaaattggtcaGTTGCCTTTCCTTTTTGCTATGCATTGGGGGTATTACACATTTGATATACTATTCTTTCCATACTGAAAGGGATAAATTGGAAGCGACAGGCCAACAATGAACATCAACATGGAAGATAAACAATGATATACTTTCATGACCGCTTCACAATTCCTGGTGTTTGTTCTCCAGGTCTGGTTTACCATGTTTGGTCTAACCCACATACATGTTTTTTTAATGCAATTGCAAATTGGCTTTGATGGAAGATATTCGTGCGAGCATGTGCATGCACACACATAAGCTTGTGTTGTTTCAGACAGTGTTACTGGGACACGAGTGCGGGAGTCGGAGTCCGATTCAGGTGTGGGTGTTCGAGTCGGCAAACTTGAGAATATATGATTGGGGGATtcttctaatatatatatatatgtatatatatgtatatatatatgtatatatatgtatatatatatatgtatatacataaaaGATATGTATGACATAGAGACCTACCTCTTCTTTAATACACTAGAAGGGAAAATAAAATCGTAGATTTGTAGTTCTGATTTAATCCACTAGATTCATTAAggctaaaaaaggaaaaataaaaaagaaaagaataaatgttGAAATAGGTCGTCATTTGCTGTCCCATCTAGCCACGCCCAAGTTCAACTTTATCTCTGGTGTCCTAACTCCTCCATCCCCTTTCTTCCATGCTGCCACCACCTCCGTAGTCCTCATCTCCCCACTGCCTCCCCTCCCGAGTCATCCTCTCCCCCGCTGTTGCCTCCTTCTCtccttcgccgcctcctcctctcctccctcgtgGCTCGGATTTGGGTGGCGGCTGGTGAATTGGGATGGGCGACGTGCGTTGGGTTGTCGACGCGGGACGATGTGCTTGACATCAGCGTGGCTTCTTCGATGTTGCAGATCCGTCTCCTCCTCTCCTAGTCTTGGACATGGCCACATCGTGTCAAATGTGTGTCGCACCGCGATCAATGCGAGTCGACATAACGATACGCGTCGATGCGACAAAATTGTTTTGGACACGCATGTCCTTGTAACACTGGTTTCAGGATGAAAGATGTCAAGCAAAGGTCCGTGGTCGAGCGCTCAAGTGATTGCAGCTGGTTTTCAGCCGATGGCCATCTTGATGGCATTGGAAAAGGTAGAACGACAATTGTTAATCCCAAGACTTGCCCATGATGGACTACCTTGACAGCCCAAGTGTGAGCAGCACTTGGGTCTGAgcagggttcacaaattcgaCGAAATGCGATCGATATTCGTGAAATTCGACCTATACGAGCCGCATCACATTCATAAACCGATTGAATATCGAGATTTGAATCCAAAACTTCCAAATccgaatagaaaaaataaaaaaaaaaatcctaaaaacactaatgacaattctaagatcttct
Coding sequences:
- the LOC133904100 gene encoding protein ALTERED XYLOGLUCAN 9-like; protein product: MISAAAQVGVVAACVVLFVPMGLAGWHLSRNKVLFFSGALFVSLAVGVHLSPYLPSLPHLLFSSFFPHPGASPDSSASSCAPFLHRVSWADAADGLGGGAGRSWSWPPTLVSTCGFARLSRDEASLLLNGSWVMVAGDSQARLLVLALLRLLLNPAAAAAAEPELFRRHSDYRAAVPARGISVDFVWAPFESNLTRLLREDLRLAPRVPDVLVLGSGLWHMLHVTDAARYGDALASIAGAASSLRSPLPVPPPHMFWLGLPRLVNHMLNTDAKKAHMNDTVLRAYDREVDQRGVLCRDGGPFRLLDVGKLTQGCGQQCTADGMHYDGVVYEAVLHIMLNALVIESQQRI